DNA from Labrus bergylta chromosome 3, fLabBer1.1, whole genome shotgun sequence:
TTTCTGAAGTAAATTAATTATTAACAGGTTCAGTCATGGACAATaaccaaaataaacaaagtaaTTTATTGGAAAGTATACTGTCCTGAACAGGACATGATAAAGCATGTGCAGTTACAACATAAACCTATGATAACTGACATGTTATCTTGAGTTAATTGGTAATAGAGGGGGCGTGTTTATGGAATTGTTCCCTATAGTTTCCTGGAATGTAAACACAATGAAATCAGAGTGATTACCATCCTAAACCAGTCAGAACTACGTGATACTTAACGGAAGTTATGGGTAATTATGGagttttttctttgtaattCATAGTTTCACTGTAATTACCTCCTGATCGGTGGTATTACACCATAATGCATCACACTGTAAAAGGAAGGTTTACCAAAACTGACGGAAACAGACGGAAACCTGTGGACAGTAATCTGCCTCAGCGGGTTTAGATTCAAagtaagacagagagagggaaagaggtgAGGGTAATGACATAAAGGGTTGCTTTAAGGGAGCTTTTTCCCaaacagctttatttttcactgtGAGATCATCATCTTGGGGCACAAGTTGATGGTCCCTCCCCTGGATCTGAACTTTCTTGTGTcggctcctcttcttcttttgtgttttcatccGGTTGCCCTTCCTGTCTAGAGCCAGGGTTTGACAACGGAGCCTCATCAGTGTCCTCCATTTCCCATTTGCGTAACATCCAGGGATGGCATAAGATGTTTCTGATTGTAATCCGCTGCTCCACATCCGGGTGCAGAATACCCTGGATAAGGTCCTCGGCCTCAGATGAAACAGACGGCACATCTGGGTGGTggattttgtgtttcatttgaatttccACCAGTCTTATTACATTGCTGGTATCAAAGGGCATCAATGCGTAGATAAACACGTACAGCACAACACCCATACTCCACACATCGGACAATTTGGGGTTGTATGGAAGTCCTCTCAAAACCTCAGGTGCTGTGTAGGACCAGGAGCCACAGTAGGTTTCACTCAACACCATGTTCCCGTGTCTGTACATGAGCCGCTTGCTGAACCCAAAGTCGCACACTTTCAGGTTGTAATGCCTGTCCAGCAGCAAGTTTTCACATTTGAGGTCCCTGTGAGCGACGTACTTCTTGTGGAGATATTTGATGGCCTTACACAGCTGTGTGAAAAGCCTGCAGCTTAAAGGTTCAGATAAGGCCCCATGATGGTTGATATACCTCAGGAGGTTTCCTTTCCCACAGAGCTCCATCACCACGTAAACCTTGAGACAAAAAAAGGTAAGGTTAAAAATAtgcaacagaagaaaaacaatgaacTGGGGGGGGTCAATGTCTGGGTGTCCTTAAAATCTGAAGGGAAGGTTGGTTTATTTACATTGCACCTTTCAGACACCAGTGAATTCAAAGTGCTTAAATCTTTGatctctggtgattcccacccctaagGAATTCaggatgagctgatgtgaggGAAGCCGCAGGTTAAAGGtcaggaaaattcactgtgGGCGAGATGGGTTGATGACATTAATATCACCAACCAGGAAAGGACTGATGCCATCAATGAGTAATGAAgcagtgtgttttttcccctctttagTTGATACTGTCGATAAGTCCAGTAACACATCATTGATATAAAGGAGAAAACTATCATTATGGTGTCAGACCATCTTGGAGATCCTGTAAACCTCAGGACGGGAGAAATCTTTTTTCCCCATGAAGTCCTGTCTCCTGAGAACCCCCTCTTCTGTCTGACAGGTAAACTTTTACACTTTGAGTGACAAGTGTGAAAAACAACTGGGAAATTAGAGCAGgctgtacatgtgtgaaaacagcttaacaCATAGCaccctctgtcatcagtgtgtgaatgtgtaggtgtgacttgcggtgtaaaagcactttgagaagactagaaaaacactatacaagctcaagtccatttatttGCAAAGTTCAAATGAGACATCATGgttatgttcaaataaaaatgtagtttcAAACAGTTCACAGACAGCGGTATCCTCAGCTAATGTCCTAAGTGTCCGttagaagtaactaatgccattcatacacattcatacgccgccgacgaagcagcgggaacAATTCGGGGTtgtgcccaaggacacatcggccatgtagctgcaggagctggggattgaacccccgacccccgacacatttcttttttaatattgaTACATTATATGAGAGAAAAAAGGACAAGCATAATATTTCCCCATGAATAGTAGGGGAATTATTCGGGTGTATAGCTGAACTTTCTTTGGTTCAGTCACTCAAACACTGGCTTCatataagaaaatgaaaaagtgacATACCTTGGTTGAGTTCAATCCAAAGATGTCATACGTCTTGACAATGTTGGGATGCCTCAAAGTCCTGATGATCTTCATTTCCCGAGGCAGAAACTTTTCCAAGTAGTTGGAGCTGACCTCCTCTTTGTCTATGACCTTAATGGCAACCTTTCTCCTGCGGTCTTTACAGTAGGCACTCACTACTTTGCCGTACGTGCCTTCCCCGAGGTTCCTCTTAAACGTGTAACCGCGGGTCTCCAGGAACGCTTTGTAATTCATCGTGAAAGTTGGAGATGTCCACGGTGTGTTGTGTAAATAAACTCTCTCAGGAACAGTGAGTAAtggtatttttttattctgtggtttaaacacagtttaaagaGCTGTGACATTGTGACGTCACGTTctagaaccagaaccagaacatTCAAAAACAACTTTATGTAAACGGTATGAAAAGAACATTTGACTTATTCATCAGTGAATCAACTCACTTTATCTGGAaaactgtctctctttttttttcatttttttttattgtgataaggtgaacaagtACAAAACTAAAATGTGCACATAGACATGACAATTAAAGCAACGGCAAAACATTAGCTAAGACAAatagtgtgaatgtgtgtgtggcagtatAACACATTAAAGTGAGTGGCTGAGTGGGAAgtagcaagaaaaataaacagaaacaaaatttAAGGTaattgagaggaaaagaaaagagagaaagagaataataataataataatatcaataATGGGGATGCCTATTGGTAATGATAATATATCGATTGACATAAATGAATTaaagtaaatgaaaatgttcaataaaatagCATGGGTTATGTAATATCTAGTAAGTTAGTacgaaagaaaaagagagaaaaaagggggggCAGAGTATGTATGTTGTGGGATACAGATGtaagaaagaaggaaaatacTTAAATAAGGAAAATATGATGTGGAGTGTGGGTATTACTCATGGATTTGTGGATATGTATTTGGCTTCAGTTTGAGGTATGATTTTTCTGAGATTTAGGTGAATTATGAATGGATTCCAGGTGGAAAACTGTCTCTTGACTTGGATCTGTTTGTTAGATCATTGAGGTTTCAAACTTTTCACATTGAGTACCAGCACAAAAAATATCACCATTATGGCCAACATTGAAATACATTAGCGTACCACACACTGCGGCCTGTGTACAAAAGAATCCAAACTGGATGTGACTCgagtcacatttattttctgactGTCCTGTGTCATTTGTTGCTAGTCTGGAACTGCTAACGTCGCCTCTTGCAGTTTCTGTTGCGATGCTCGACGAATCCGCCgctcttttctttctaatatTTCCCGATTGGAGCCACAAACGCAAAACACTGTAACCTTCATATTCGCTTCCTCTGCTATCTCTATCAGCTAAACTCGTCAACCATCTGATTTGTACATCtttatttaacaaattaaaaaatcagAGAGTTCCAGTGTACAACAAGAGTGATCCCCCATATCACCAGTGGGACTCGAACCACAGTTTGAGAATAAATATGTTAGATAATTGGCTACATATTCAGTTCACAACACCATCCTGACACTCTGACACAGTTTGCATTACCTCGCTTTAAAGACGAGAAAATTATTGATCAGATATCTTAcaaagattgttttgtttttttaagttaaccAAGAGTACTTATGAGCATTAAGCTAGTGAACTAAGTTGTACATCCCGATCCATCTCTAACCCTTCCTGGATCTCTGGCTGACTAAAACAGCTGAATTGCTGCTATAAGCTTAAATCAATCTTAAACTGTGAATGTTTTACTCACCTGTCTTTTAAAAGAAACTAGTTAAAAACCTGTTTTCACTCAGCCTGATTTCTCTTgttctcttttctgtctctctcctcccttctcttTGGGGGGAGATATGGTTCCCCAGCATCAACAGTAATAACCCAGACCTATAACACATTTATTGCTTCTACATTTGATACTTTaagtaaagtgtattttactTATATTCATTCTGTTCATCTGTAAAGTGTAAAATGAAAGTTTAATTTGTTCCTGATGATTCATAAATAGTTTCTTTAGGcttactgcttttttttaaacatgtactTTTCAGGACAGGAGCTCAAAGTGTTTGTGAGAAGCTGCAGGTTGTGAAGGTCAGAACTCGCTTTGTATAAACTGTTTCGATTTCACATAAACGGGAAGGAAATGAGAGGGTAAGGACATCTCTGAATTTGAAGGTGTTACAACAATGTGGTGGACTTCTTGTGGTTTCCGTGTACAATAGTtcctttttatttgaaagaCTAGCTTTCTCCAACAATGCAGCCTGACAAGAAATACTCCAGCAACAGGCTTGATATGAGTcacattaggttgactgaacaTTCAGATTTCTAGTGGCTTTGTGgtgacgaagcagtgggagcaaatCAGAGTTAAACGACTTGTTTCTGCcagagctggggatcgaacccccaatctggttgagagacgaacTGCTGCCCCTTACATGAATAAAGCAATAAGTGTGTTTACGATGATACGCtgcactttattgtccccttagGGAAATGTGTCTTGGGCTAACTCCAcagtagaataaaaaaatattcaagacCAATAATCTCCAGAGATAGACATTGTTTTGGAGAAGTCATTTTCTGATGTTGAAAAAGCAATCTATTACATTTTGTGGATGCTATAAAAGATATTTCTATCTCTATTGTCATAATTAAGAAATCACTCAACATGGTCAACTCAGCTTCGTCTAAATCACACCTTCCTCTTCATGTCACATTGGGGGAAGAGAGTTCTATATCttgctgccatctgctggaaGACTTTATGAAACATATTGTTATCTCAAATCAAAAAAGAGCCACAGCCGTAATCAATAAAGTGACACAAATTGATTAACAGGAAGATTTAACTGAGCCTGAAAAGCAAACTCGAAGAGCTTGCTTAATCCAAACACCTTTAAGACCTCAGTATTGCTCAGTACATCAGGGACTTtcaattaaaacacatttggacTAAAACAGCTTAAGTCTTGAAGAGCAGGAGTTATCATAGATCTGCTGTATTGGATTTCATTAGTTGTTCTGTACTTCCACCTGGGTAGAAGCTGGAGCATTAACCTGGTTGGCAACCTTTCTGATggtataataaaaataataataataataataataataatacattagttttatatagcgcttttctaaatactcaaagacgctttgacaaaaacaactagcaaaaaaacaaacaaaaacgaCGAGGACAGCTAACGAAGACGTAATgtaaggggggagggggagttaggcagtgttgaagaggtgagtttttagacatttcttgaaggaggtgagtgtgggggagtctcagatgttttttgggagagagttccagagggtggaaACAGCAATGAAGAAGGCCCTGTCTCCCCAGGAGCGATAGTTTGTcccgttgggggggggggaggtgtgCATCCACAGACCTGAGAGTGTGGGTGGGAGTGTGCCGGTGGAGGAGATCAGCCAGGTTGTGGAGGGCTTTGTATATGAGGagtttgttgtgtcttgttgtgttcaTTTAGTGTTAAACTACAGCCTCAGTAGAGCCTGCTGGGTGATGATTACACTTCATTCTCACtcgtttgtttttctccactaGCAGGAAGCTGTGGCAGGTACATTTATTGAGACAAAGGTCTGAAAGCAATAAACAGGAGCCACGGGCGTGCATTTTTGGGGGCGATGTCAGActgtgagggggctgcacagggACCGGCGCTCCCAGCAGTCGGGAGATCAGTGCACTTGTCTGTACTCGTGGACAAAACTGGCATTTCCCCAGTAACCCGTTCCAACTGGTCCATAGGTGACCCCCCTGATTCCAGACCAAAGTCCATGaatatattcattatttatatttatttatgaaatcCATTCATTgtaacacagtgaacagaaagtGAGGCATCTTGTAAtccttaaaaaaaggttaattaaACATGCTTTTAAAATCAATGGTGATGAATCCAAGCACGTTTATTCACATCTTATTAGTCCTTAAAACCTGTCTGTAGGGTTAGATGATTCATTGGTCAGTGACACAGAAGACCTGAGATCGACAAACAAAACCTGCAGTCTGCCAGCACTGCAGGGCCTCAGCCAAGAGAGAAGAGACCTGCCAAACACTCCAACgtcagagaaataaaagaggcTTAATGTTCAGGTGCAATGGAAAACTTTCAATGATATTAAATCAAatttctttgctgttttttctggATGATACTGAGTTCATATACTCTCCGATAAACTAACTTCTTACAGACTCAGGGTACTTTGTGAGAGATAGTTTgggactgaaaacaaaaagagtatCAGGAATTTTATCTGAGAAACACAACTTCCCTTCAACCTTTTGCTCTTAGATCGGACTCGCAGAAAAGAAGCCCAATCACAGGCAGGAATCTCCTAATTTTTCATTAAAGTTTCCCCATTCTATGTTTTTAAAGTCATCGGCTTATATGAAACATGGACATAtactcagtgatgtcactcattgGTTCCTGAAGCCAACTTTTAAAGCCCATCACCATGGCGATCACCATGTTAGAAATAATGACTCTACTCTGAATCTAGTATCAAGCAGAGAGGTGGAAATGAGGCAGCCTCCTGTGGAACAGCTACAACGCGCCCTCCTGTCAGTCACctcagccacgccccttttTATGAGTCGCTCTTAGCCTTATTTTCAACCTGCAAGAGTCATACAAAAATTCTGCCTGAAACATCATGTGTGCTGATGGAGGCTGGAGCTATAAATACAAAAGTGTTTTCaatttttgtaccaggctgtaaactttAAATTCTGCAGTAAAACATCTGTATGGGGTGTGTACTGGCGCTTACAGACCGCGTCGTTTCACGCCTGATACGCCATCGGAGTACAGTAACAGAGATGTAATGGGGGGAAATGGCAATATGTAATGTTGGAGCAGGCTGTCACAGGTGTGGGAAAAcaaggaggtggacccaagtgcagaataaactaataaaactatttatttaaacaaaaaggcaaaaactaaaactttctctcaaaatgtccaaactgagAAAATCCAAAACCTGATCAACACTGAAACtccaacaaacaacaaacaacactggCAACTCACAACAACAATCTGACAACAtgagggaaggaacacagagactaaatagacacagaggtaatcaaacacaggtgagactaatgacacaggtcaACACGGAGGGAAACGCACAGAGGCAGGattaaacacaagaaacactgaggactactacaaactaaatcacactaaagacacacagaactcaagaatgtaacattaCCACTACATAGAAACACAAGGAAgagaaactacaaaataaaaaacaggaaacactgaagactaaactataaaacattaagacaaaaacacacaagggaaacaagcaacactaaggtggacaggagaaattaaaacatggaaacctaaacgctgaaatacaaaacaaaatgagaccaaatcatgacacaggCCAGGcggagcagctctgtgtgtgtgtgtgcacactgaTTGACACACTGGGACAACAATTTGACATGGTTATGTGTTCACTCTATAAGTTCAAAGGTGTATTGAACTTTGTTAAGGCGCTGTTGCTCACTCGagaaactgcatttttttttttttgcacttccacattggcttaatttttcaacactagaGGATGCCGCTTCATCTCTGCAGTCTTGTGAACTTGAAATCTCAGGAAACTAGGAAATGGGattatttaagattttattGGTCAACTTcaaaagtcagaaaaacaaagaaaacaatgatgTGCTTACTCAATAATGTATACACTTATACTAATTCAAACTAATGATCAAAGGTCACCTTCTGTGTCGGGTCATTCTTGTCACCTCAATGAGGCAACATTTCCACTTTTGGCACAAAATGTCTTCATGCACTCAAGGATGAAACAAATACACTTTGTAGGTCAATGGTTGCTGTGTGAACtcacattgatttttttcatgcCAGCCATATTTGAGCAACACCCGGAGTGAATTTATCACATCTGGATTCATTTTATTCTCCTCTTGAGAGAGCAATACCATCGGTGATTGATTAGAGGGTGTTTTCCACTCactcttctcctcctgcagacctccTGGTTCAGCTGTCATCGGAAGGATctccaaacagagaaacagaagaaacagagagagagagagagcgagagagagagaaagagagagagattcactTGGATTATGTTGATCCTGTAAATTATTGTGGTTAGAACTCTGTTGATTTTTTAAGGGTAATGTAACCCATAACATATTTTTAGTAAAGGATATATGACAAGTTAAAAGTTGCTTTATAGAAcaatatgttttaaaatcaaTAGAATAAGAGTTGCATAAAAAAGGGTTAACTTATAAGAACAGATGTGAGAGCTTCTGTGAAGTGAAACGCCCCCTGCAGGTACAGATTTGTATCACAAGGCAGTAGCCTTCTCTCCTTCATTGAGGTTAGTCTCACCCTGATGTGCGGACTCCAACCTCTGGGTGTCCATTGGCTGCGGCTGTGAGTTGCAATAATCCCTCCGTTGACTGTGGACTACTTTTTAAAACCGGACAATTAATTTAACGGTCCGTGAACGCCACACGACGGACCTCTGATCAAATCTGAGCCGAAATGCCTCATGTAAACCGATTTTGCAGCTTTGAAGTCAGGATGGCTctgttttgg
Protein-coding regions in this window:
- the tssk6 gene encoding testis-specific serine/threonine-protein kinase 6, whose protein sequence is MNYKAFLETRGYTFKRNLGEGTYGKVVSAYCKDRRRKVAIKVIDKEEVSSNYLEKFLPREMKIIRTLRHPNIVKTYDIFGLNSTKVYVVMELCGKGNLLRYINHHGALSEPLSCRLFTQLCKAIKYLHKKYVAHRDLKCENLLLDRHYNLKVCDFGFSKRLMYRHGNMVLSETYCGSWSYTAPEVLRGLPYNPKLSDVWSMGVVLYVFIYALMPFDTSNVIRLVEIQMKHKIHHPDVPSVSSEAEDLIQGILHPDVEQRITIRNILCHPWMLRKWEMEDTDEAPLSNPGSRQEGQPDENTKEEEEPTQESSDPGEGPSTCAPR